TTCGAGGACTTAAGGTTGAGGGCCATAGCTCACCTGCTGCCCATCAGTAAGCAGAATGAACATAGTCCTAAGCCAAGATGATGAAGAGTTTAGGTGTGCAGATAAAACTGTAAAGAGCCATGTAAGTCCTGTGGAGATAAGAAACCACCTTGGAGCTGGCTTGAATTTCAGACGAGTACGTTCTCTATCTGCAGGGCTTAGTCCTGCAGACTTACTCCAAAATATGAAGCAGACAGCCCAGAGCAGTCCCATGAGCTCAAGTGCTGCATAGATCTAAGCAATTGTTAATAAAAAATCTGCTAGGAAAACAGGGAGACATGTTTGAGCCATGAGAATGTTGTATCTCAAAGTAGGACCAGATCACAGAGCAGTAATTATTTGCTCTTGGTGCAATTCTGTCTGTCCAGTATCCATGCAGGATATATCACCCTGGCACCCAAGTCTGTGCCTTGAGACCATTTGTGTTATATCTGCTGTCATTGCTGGTACTAACAACAATATCCTCACCATTCTTATCTGTATTCATAAAGCAGCAGTTAGGGGAAAGGTTGTAAATGGGTGATGGAGCTTTGTTTTTTGACACTTTCATCAGCAATTTGGGGCCAATTCCAAAGTTCTAGGGAAATATTGTTTGATCCAGGGCTAACACTTTGAGTTTAATTAACCAGGGTGATAACTCTTAATGAAGAGTTAGCATTATTGCAGCAGATGCTGGGCTGGCACATCCTAGTTGGCTCTGGTGGGTTCAGGGGGCTGCTCTCACCTCCTGGAAGCCCCGACGTCTCAGACCCAGCCGAGCTACTTCTCCGTTATTTTCACAAGGATGGTCCAGCCACAGCCCAgtgtggtgttgtttttcatGTTGATGGAACATACCACAGCTCCAATGTGAGTGAACACATTAATATCAACAGAGCCTTTTCCCCAAGTTAAACATATTACGGCATCAGCAAATTACAGGGCACTGTAAATTAGACTCCCTCTTGTGCAGACTCTGCTTGCTGGGCCAAAGCCACATCCCTCCCTTAAGGAAGGCAGCATCAGAGGGTTTACTTACTCCTTGGTCTCCCCTGCTCCTTGCACAGGGCTTGGGCATGGTCACATTTCTGTTCCATCCCATGCACACTCCCCAAAGGATGCTTTTGCCACTTTAGACCATGCCAGTGACAAGCAAACCtccacaaaaaaagacaacCCAAGGGTCTGGGCAGTGGTAGGGCATTTTTacccattaaaacaaaaaaatgcacataGGAAGGGACTGGCTTCCCCTTGTTGTCCCCAGTTTGTGAGCACCTGAAGTCAGGAAAGGTTCAGTTCCCCAGAGTACCTACTTTGAAATCCTGGAGTCAGGGAAACAAAGAGATCTGGCTCGCTGACAGATGTGTTTCGGCCGATGTGTTTTTACCAGACCTTTTATAGAGAACTGCAAAGTGTGGAGAAAAGCTATTGCAGGACTGggaaaaacaataattaaaatgaactGTTGAGCTcttttcactggaaaaacaacaaatgcaGCCCACACTCTCCCATCCCCCTTAGCGCAGCTGGCAGCTTTGCTCGCAGGAGTAACCCGGGGCCACTGGCTCCAGCTTCCACCCGGCAGCACATCGCGTGTGGCAGAGctctgacagctccagctctgtgTGCCACGCACACCTCAGTGCAACCACCCTGCCGAGAGCTGCATTTAAGAAGAAAGGCcctaaaaaaagcagcaaaagaggAGCACACACAGGTAAATGATTATTTACAGCTGCTGCATGGGGAGTGTTACACAAGGGGAGGGTGGAGTACGTTCCACCGCCCTTCCACGGCTTGTGGGCAGAAAAAGCCTACTACTGCCATGGTGTTTCTACTCCCTCAAGATGGAGTTAATGCTGTTTACCTTGTAATAAGAATgctatttcttgctttttttacCTTGGCTGAACTTGTTTTCATGGCTCCCTCACTGCTCtcctgctgggggagctggctCTGAAGGCAGCTGggagtgctgggctgggagtACCAGCATCCCAGCCCTCCCACCTGCTGAACGGTGCTGTGTGGTTcccaaattaaaaatcaaagccCTTGGCTGCAGCAGGATGCAAATCCATGGCAGGAGAGAGCACCAGTACTAGCACCGAGCAGCTCTCACATAGCTGGGTCTTTCCTCAAAGACAGAGGTAGGAGAACTTGGCACTATCTAGTCCATGttcttccctccctgcctcctGCAGGACAGAGTATTTTTCACCTTCCCcgcccaccccccccccccccccgcccttaaAAGCCACCTGCAAACTGTAGGGCATTGGCAAAAGCTGGTTTTATACCCCTCAGTCCTGAGGATTCTTGCTGGCAGTGTAGATGGAGGTCATTAactatgaaaaaatgttttgttctcAGCCCTGATgtgaaaatacaattattttcttatgttaGTCACATCCTTCAGCTTCCTGGACAAGAGCCAGTGATGTGCCTTTCTCAGGTATGGTGGTTTTTGATGTGGTAGGTGAAGTACAAAAATATTATGGTAAGAACAAGACTTGTGCAATGTCCCAGACAGAATGTGCTACTAGCTCATCTAAGCCAGCCTGTCTGTGCCGGTCAAGAACAGCCTGGTATGGTCAGAGGGACCCAGTGATGCAAGGACTTTGGAAAAGTCCTTCCTTAGGGAGGAGGACCTGGACAACTGTAGAGAAGAAGGGCAGATGAGGAACAGAACACCATTTCAGCCCAAGGCAAAAGCCAAACACAAAAATGCCTAAATATGGGAAATTTAACATCAAAATTCAGGTTCCTGACACAAAACCTGCCCCTGGGCCTGGCTGATGAACTGGACAGCAGTGGAGGGCAGCTTCTGTGCCTCAAGGCAAACCCAGCCTTGtgctcagccccagcctgggAAGGACCCATCAGCTGCTGGCTGCTTGCAGCCTCTGAAGCACTGAAACAGAAGCACTCAGAGGTTCTCATGGCTGGGGGCTGCTGATGTTTCTGGCAGAATAGAACATGTAGACCCTAGAAACACCAAGTCCCTGATGCAGTATGCTAGGAATCCAGGCAGGgcttttctggaaaagctgTAGGAGTTGGGATGTTTTCCAGTCAAGCACATGAGGCTCAACAAAGGAgtgtttctccctttctgctcAGTGATGCAGATGCCATAGCACGCAGGACTTCTGCAGGAACTGCAGACAGGATCAAAAGCAATGTGTCATAGAAGAGCAAGCTCCTTGACATAGCCTGGGCTTCAGGAAGATGGGAAATGTCAACCAGGCCAACTAAGGAGCCAGTGGGATTGGAGGAATGAAGTCTAATAAAGAAGGACAATGAGGAAATCCTTGCAACACTATTTGTGTTGCAATCAAAGGGTCAGTTTAGAAAGTCCAGGTTAGTTGTCCAGTTGGATGCAAAGAATGTGCTGAAACACATGGTTATTGTGAGTCTGTGGCTGGCGTAGTAAACTGCAGCACCCTCTGAAAAATGGGTGCACCTGGATCAGGTCTGTGACAAGCAATCCTAGCTCTGCTCTGTGTGACACCAGCCATCTCCTCTGCCAGAAGGTGGGTGCTAAGGTGGTGAGCAAAAACCATGCGGGAGAAATCTTGGTGGCATACACACGCACTTGGGTGCTACTTGCTGGCAGGACTATGTTTGACCATGTACATTGCAAGATTTGACTGCAACCCTGCCACTGCAAACAGAGCTGACCCTATAGGATGCATGCCAGCTGGACACTGGTGTAAGATCCTGGAAGAAGATGCTGCTACCGGTGGCATAATTTAGGTATCCTTTGCAAAAACACTGCTACAATTTTACATCACTGCCAATTGACTGGCTGGCCCAGAGTTATTCCATGTGTCTCCACGCTCAGGAGAAAGGCTTGAGCTCTTTCAGTCTGGTTGACTTACCCAGATTTGTACATCTGCTACATTTGAGCAACTTCTGGAAGTTACTGGCATTTCTGGGGTTTGCTCTTAAGCAGAAgtgctgcattttctttcccacGATAATGCCATTATTTCTTCTGCCTTACATAAAATAATTCTGGGCTTGCATGAGTATTTCAAACATTCCTTGTCACCAGCTCTATTGGTCATTTCTGGGATCTCCATTGTCAGAGCGTTTCCAGTGCTTCTACACTATATCTGTGTGCTCAGAGcagtacagaaaacaaaggcagaattattttaagaagttcGTGTGTAAATCAGAAGCCGAATCTGATAAAAGCATTATCACAGAGTTTCTTAAAATTGAGTTGGAGAAGCCAAGAAATCCAACAGGCTGATGCTATTCCCAAAACATCTTGAGCTCTCTTATTTCCTTGAAATTTCTGAGTAATATAAATGAGCATGTAGTTCCCACTGACAATGAAGTTCCCTGCACGGTATACACAGCTCTGGCACCATATGAATAATAAATATGGTGTGGAAGAAGATGCCAAGAAGCAGTCAAAGTTCCCATTGTCTGTACAGACAAATGCCATCATTTCACTGCAAGATGGCTTTAACAGCAGAATGTGTCACATGCAAGGATTGAAATCCAGTGGGAAATTCTCCCCCAACGTTCAACTCATGTTACTCCTTTTCTATACAATCTACAGcagaagtggccaaagggctgTAGAAAACATGGCCAAATGGAATTGAATGATCATACATGAAAACCAGAGGAAAAGGGTTAGAAAGCTCCTTCCCAAGCAGGGTCCGGGTCATCTCTTGAGACATCAGCCCTCCAAGAGAtactctctctctcttgtcACACTGGACAGGAATGAGGATCACAAGCCATATGAAATTACATTTACCCCCAAACTTCATCCTTGGTTTTGCAGTCATACTGCCAAAAAGCCATTTACAAATGTAAGTTTGGCTGTGAGTTTTGTCACATTAAAAGTATAGCAAATCAACAAGGTAGCCTCTGGCCCTCTCCTCTGTGCCAGTCTCACATGAACCTGTGTGCCCTGCAGTAGCCTATTTTTGCCAGCAGCTCAGAAGTcctactgtttattttatagaccgctttgttttcctgttgctctGCCCAGGGAACTTCAGAATGGCACATGCAAAAATCCTTGGAGAGAGAGTAAGCAtgaaaacatgggaaaaaattAATCTCAGTGGAAATCCTTGACTAATTGACAGGTTGGAATAAGAATGACCATAGATCCCAAACTATGCCAAGGCAACCAGTCTGCTCCAGGCACTGCAAGCTCACTCAGCCAGCCACATGCCTGGCTGTTTTGCTCTGCCAGCTTTACAAGGCCTAATTAGCTctattctttttgtttgtaattacaaaagcaaacagcccttggagagagagagggaataGAAGAGGCAGCTCTTGGAgttcaagaaaatgttttaaatcaaGTTTGCCTCTCATCAGATGTACTTGAACCCTAGTGGATGGGAAGAGGTTTCCAGGCCAGGTAGAAGCAAGGGGAACAGATCCTTGCTACCCTTGGGGAGATAGAAGCACAGGTTAGAAGCAGCCATCCCCAGGTGGAACCATTTCCTACCTGGCCTGGAAAAATGTACACCTGACTGGTTGTGCTCATTGTCACAGCTGGGAAAAGCACAATATCCTCCTGGTGGGGGCTTCAGAGTAAGACAGATTCTTCCAGAGCCCACCTCTTCATGATTCTATTAACCCAGGAATGTCAAGGAATTGCATGTAGGAGTTTTTATGAGATACATAGACTGGCAGGTCTCTTCCTCCTCTGGAGGCAGAACAGCCTGCACATACCCTACCCCAGATAAAGCTACAGAGTGCAAAGCACTGCCAAAACACAAAGCATCTCTCCTGGGAGCGCCTTGGCTCCACACCCCATCCCTTCCCCATTCCTCCAGCTCCCCTCCCCTGCCAGGGAGCCCTTTGCTTTCCCCCTGCCCCTTCCTGCTCCACCCAGGGTGCAGCCTTGCCGAGGAGCAGACCTTCTGGTTCCCGGGCTGCAATCGTAGCAGATTACTGGGTGAGTTTCTGCCAGAGGCCACAGCTGCCTGACTCACTGCTGAAGATCTGTCCCCACCTATGTTGGCTGTAGATACACACAGCTAAACAAGCTCCATCCTGGCAGGCAGGCTCCCAAAAGCCCAAGCCCCAGTGCTGTCTTCCTATCATACTCTCCAAgttttgctcaaaaaaaaaacaaaaaccaaaaccacaagaaaTGAAGTGATGATACAgtcttattttccttaaaaaagtCCATTTATTGAAATTGTTTTAACACTTTATACAAGTTCCCAATGTAAGTGTCTGCTCCCTGGCTCAGGGTTAATGCAAATACAAAAGCACAGACTTCAGTAGCTCTTTAATGTGACCTGAGCTACCACCTCCTAAGACAAGGTCTCATGAGGCAGCTGCTGTTCACGGGCAGTTCCCCATGGAGAAATGGAAGCCACATGACCCAGCTGCAAGTACAGGCCAACATCAGCTCAAGCCTGAAGCAAATGCTCTGCTcggtttcttttagtaactttggTTTATGTCGCAAAGAGTTGGGTCAAACAGAGGTACAATGCTTATACAAGCCACCATTGCCATGGTTGTACATAGCTCAGCCCCAGAGCCTCTCCCtttctacagaagaaaaaaaatctggtgcCTCTGAACACATACACATTTACAAAGCCTGGTCAGAAGCAACAAGTTTCCTTCTGTAGAAAAGCAAGCTTGATCTTCAGAGAACTGGTACAATTCTTCTAGGAATTATGAGACCACTCCAGCCAACCTCAGCTAGTGTTAGTCAAACATCAAGTGACTGACTGGGTGTTTCAGATTAAAGGGCAGAAACCTCTGAGCTGCATGATTCCcctccccttttatttttttgcttaagATATGACTTAATATGCAAGGATggctttatatttaaaatgctagtttcttcctctttgttgAGTTtggattaaaagaaaatgccatAGCCTTTGGGTCAGTTTCTTTGGAATTTGCCTTCATATCATCACTGAAAGtgtttacaagaaaaaagaCAGGATCAAATGGCTGCATGTGAGGTATCCTTGGGGAAACATCAGGGAGAAGCAGTGCATTCAGTTTGGTTTAACACATTTATCTGCATGAGGCAAACAGATTGGTAACTAAGCCCAGATGAGAAAGACTCAAAGAAATAGGAGATTTTGTTAAAAAGTGGCCTGTAGCACACACAACGGGATAAATCTTCAAGCTCAGTTAGATACAAGGGTGGGAACATGGAGAAACAAATCACTGGCAGCACTCAGTGTCtaagaaacagcaacaacagcccCACCAGACACCCAGCAAAACCAGAAGGCAATCATTTTTCCTTGGGTCTTCCCTGGCACCAGGGAAACCTGCAGCTGCTTTGAGAGTTTCCTAACCTCTGTAGCTAGAATTTTCCAGCCTTGGGCTCAGACACTATCAACCTCCAAGGTCTTGGCAAACAGTGACAACATACAGCTAAGCCAAGCCAACTTACACTGCATCTTCTGCCAGCCAACCACATGTGAGTGGACAGTTCCAGATTTCAGTTTAAATAACAGCAATTTGATTGTGATTGACCCTTTGCCAAGCCAATCTGCACAGAAAGTAGGGTGCTGAAGATGCCAATAAGACAGTACAAGAGCATTTTAGGTCTCTTCAAGCATTCCTACATGTAAAGTCTTTTCCCTAAAATTATGTTTCCCCTTAAGCTATTGGTTTCATCACTTTGTATATTCTATATGTTCCTTTAATTTCTACACACACCACACTGGGCTCTAACTTAATGGGATATGGGACCGAATTGTTACaacctatttttttaaaaaaacaactaaaaaaaagcaccaacatccatctaaaaaaaaaaaaaaaaaacagtatcatttttcccttttactcCCAAACACTAAACTTAACCCAAGCTTGGAGGTTTTGTCTTTCCAGTGGCAATACCTATGAACCTAGGCTAGCCTTCCTCCATGGGctgggagagaaaggagaagttATGTCCAGTAGCaaagaggattaaaaaaatatacacatttttGGGAGAAGAGGAAGGCAGAACCTAGAGTCTGAACTCTGGTCAGGACAGTGGTATTGTAGTGTCCTCTCCAAAATGCTTTCACTACTAGTGCCGGTGGCTCCTCTTCGTTGTTTCATTATACATAATCCTTCCCTGTGGAGGAGGCATTTTTTGGATAGCCTCGGGTGGGTGGATATGAAGTTTCTCTCCGTggacaggagcagcagaggaaggCTCCCCCCAGCAGGGTCAGAGAAGCAGCTGCCCATCCAATGAAGAGAGCTGATCCAAACTCATATctgaggaaaaaggaggaagaaagtgaATACAAAAAGTTCTGCTTCTGGATTACAGTGTTAGAATTTCCACACAAAGCAGAAGGGAGCTGAAACTGGGATGGAATTGGCTTCCTGCAAGGCAGCAGTCTGGGACATCTAAGACTCTGCTGACCCTCAAAGCTCAGAGCTTTGCACACTGGGTTAGTCCAGGTTTTAAGTTCACCCTGCACAGCTGCAGGAGGACCACGCTCTGTGCAAACCAAACCATAGGCATTTAGTGGAATTAAAACACAGAAGTCACAGCAGCTGGGTCTCTACAGTGATGCTGCCTTACAACAAAGCCAAGACTTAAGCGCTACATGGATGATGGTCCTAAAGCTTTTTCTGCAGTTTGAAGCCAACCCAGCTAGCTCAGGAaattcccttctttcttttgagCCCCAGCTGCTCAAAACCAAGCCCTGCAAGCAATTGTCATGCTATAGTGTTACATCAAATGGGTCAGTACCTGGTGTTGACAGGGGTGTAAGGGTCATAGAAGGCTCGAGCCACTCTGTTGCCATACCATGATGTGGCTACCAGCGCTGCCAAACCTGCACATAAAGGGAACACAAGGTCATGActtaagaaaaacatgaaaatcacTGCAAAGTAAGTGTAGCAGAACCAGCATCTGCAGTAATGTTGAGATGCTGCTACCCTGAGAAGATCTGAGCTGTTATTTAGTGCTCATTTggagagaaataaggaaaggaTTTGAGGTCACCCACAGTTACATTGCACCAAAAGCAAGACTGCTGACAGCCTTTCACTGAAGCAGGGTTACAGGTCACACTCAGCTCTGCTAACAGATGGAAGGCACACAATCCCTATAGAAAGCATAATCCTAGTGCCAAGAAACCTATTTGATGGCACAGTAGCTTCTGTCTGAGGGAAGTCCTCTAAGGAATTCCCAGCCCAAAATGCTCTTGGAGCAATGACAGTAAGACCTCCCCTGGCCTCTCACATCCTATGCAAGATAAACGCCATTTAGGAAATTGCacatttaatattaaacttaTCTGTATGTTACCAACCTGCAACGATGAACATCACCCCACCAAAGACAGCCATCCGCATCTTTTTCGTCTGGTCATCTTCCATGCACTTCATGCATTTCATGCCAATCATAGCAACAAATATAGCGAGCAGGCCCACAACGATTGCAGCCACCATCAAAGCCCGAGTAGCCTGCAGCGTGCCTAGAAGACATTAGGATTTGAGTTACCACAAAGAAAACTCCATATACAAATAGAAATTCAAATTACTGGTCTCAATAACCATATGTCAAAACATTGTGCTCTGTGTTACACAGGATACAACCAAGCAAGACATTCCTTTTTAGCTTTAAGCTCTAGCACAGCCATGTATCAGGATCAGAGGACTCTCAGCCTCTTCTAAAATGCATAGCAAACAAGGGCATGCAGCTCTTTGCAGGAAATGACCTGGGAATTGGCCTCAGACATCTTTTGTTCCTTGATCATTTGAATCCCAATTGGAAGGGTACATCTGTTTATCAAAAGAAGTATTCAGATTTAGGCTCTACCTTAACAAAGCATTTAGGCACATGTTTTAATATGAATAGCACCATACATATGAATAGTCCCACAGCAGACAGCAAGGCCCCTTTTATTGCTCAACACTTCGAAAACCTGTCTCTTATACAAATACCTCAGATATTTGAGTTAAATCCTCAGTTTGAGTCCCAGAGGGTACAAAAATACAGTTACAACAGCAACAGCATTTTCCCAgccaaatgaaaacaacattttctttccccctgcCTACAATCGGTAGCTTATTTGACTCAAAGGTATTCAAATGTTTTAAGAATCTCTTGTGCTTTTGGAGAATTGGAGCATGGGGTGATGCCTCCCACAGGCAATGGTTGTATTTGCCTGTGTTCTCTGTAAGACTGGACAATATACTTTACCCAAGATTTGGCT
The sequence above is a segment of the Columba livia isolate bColLiv1 breed racing homer chromosome 9, bColLiv1.pat.W.v2, whole genome shotgun sequence genome. Coding sequences within it:
- the CLDN1 gene encoding claudin-1; translation: MASGGLQLLGFVLAFLGWIGIIISTALPQWKMASYAGDNIVTAQALYEGLWMSCAMQSTGQIQCKVYDSLLKLESTLQATRALMVAAIVVGLLAIFVAMIGMKCMKCMEDDQTKKMRMAVFGGVMFIVAGLAALVATSWYGNRVARAFYDPYTPVNTRYEFGSALFIGWAAASLTLLGGAFLCCSCPRRETSYPPTRGYPKNASSTGKDYV